One Methanoculleus sp. 7T genomic window carries:
- the larC gene encoding nickel pincer cofactor biosynthesis protein LarC has product MNILLFDPFNGAAGDMIIGSLLDLGADEGLVRAAMRSVVGEPTIERVDRSGIRAVQVKAHAPVDHRTLAEVLDRVAESDAPASAREMARRVFLRIHRAEESIHGPGAHFHEVGADDAIADVVGACTALHSLGVDGVAVLPVALGRGFAVGAHGTFPIPAPATVAILAASDLRTVPGDEERELCTPTGAALLAEFSTVRPEDLGPRAIRAVGYGAGSRNPAGRPNVLRSMLLSVEGRAGGDRVDILETNVDDVTGEALAYTISRLMEEGARDASAVPAVMKKGRSGHLVRVVSHPDATDRLVGVMARELGTLGIRCIPMVHRSVAERTVEPITVTLRDREWTIDVKCGWSGGKITSFKPEYDQTAACARELGIPLREVAGTVEAAARRLFIERGVLAL; this is encoded by the coding sequence ATGAACATACTTCTCTTCGACCCGTTCAACGGGGCTGCGGGCGACATGATCATCGGTTCTCTCCTCGATCTGGGAGCGGACGAGGGGCTTGTTCGGGCAGCCATGCGTTCGGTCGTCGGTGAACCGACGATAGAGCGGGTAGATCGCTCCGGCATCCGGGCGGTCCAGGTGAAGGCGCATGCCCCGGTGGATCACCGCACTCTTGCCGAGGTGCTCGACCGGGTGGCCGAGAGCGACGCTCCCGCCTCCGCACGGGAGATGGCGCGGCGGGTTTTCCTTAGGATACACCGGGCCGAGGAGAGCATTCATGGACCCGGGGCGCATTTCCACGAGGTGGGCGCGGACGACGCCATCGCCGACGTGGTGGGTGCCTGCACCGCCCTTCACTCTCTCGGCGTCGATGGGGTGGCCGTCCTCCCGGTGGCCCTCGGCCGAGGATTTGCAGTAGGTGCACACGGGACCTTCCCCATTCCCGCCCCGGCGACCGTGGCGATCCTTGCCGCATCGGACCTGCGAACCGTCCCCGGAGACGAGGAGCGGGAACTCTGCACCCCGACGGGTGCCGCTCTCCTTGCCGAGTTCTCGACGGTCAGGCCGGAGGACCTCGGTCCTCGCGCTATCAGGGCGGTCGGCTACGGGGCTGGGAGCAGGAACCCGGCTGGAAGACCGAACGTCCTCCGCTCGATGCTCCTCTCCGTGGAGGGCCGGGCCGGCGGCGACCGGGTCGACATCCTCGAGACGAACGTGGACGACGTGACCGGAGAGGCCCTCGCCTACACGATCAGCCGCCTGATGGAGGAGGGGGCTCGGGACGCAAGCGCCGTCCCTGCGGTGATGAAGAAGGGGCGGAGCGGCCACCTTGTCCGTGTGGTCTCCCATCCGGATGCGACCGACCGCCTCGTGGGGGTGATGGCCCGGGAGCTCGGGACGCTTGGTATACGGTGCATACCGATGGTCCACCGGTCCGTCGCCGAGCGGACGGTTGAGCCGATAACAGTGACGCTCCGGGACCGGGAGTGGACGATCGACGTGAAGTGCGGATGGTCGGGCGGGAAGATCACCTCCTTCAAGCCGGAGTACGACCAGACGGCGGCATGCGCCCGGGAACTTGGAATCCCGCTCCGCGAGGTTGCCGGGACCGTCGAAGCGGCTGCACGCCGCCTCTTCATCGAGCGGGGCGTGCTCGCGCTATGA
- a CDS encoding CDC48 family AAA ATPase, whose protein sequence is MPEIYLKVDSAYPEDQGAGKARLDPDTMLQLRLSPGDLVAIEGKRRTVAKVWRAMVNDWHQGKVRIDNFTRLNTGASIGDRVKIKTLDEEIEAKRVVLAPPEDLPKQLPINYSSVVNKLIDFPIVKNDSVPIQAGLPFMQPQLVAFKAVVVEPENAVIITKNTKIEFSEKPAAGFEGVKRISYEDIGGLKGELQRVRETIELPMRHPEIFRKLGIEPPKGVLLYGPPGTGKTLIAKAVASESGAHFISIAGPEVISKYYGESEQRLREVFEDARQHAPAIIFIDELDSIAPRREEVTGEVERRVVAQLLTMMDGLEERGQVVVIGATNRLDAIDPALRRPGRFDREIEIGVPPEDDRAQVLQIHTRGMPLADDVDISYIAQQTHGFVGADLAALAREAAIKALRRYLPEIDMEAEEIPPEILEKMEVQSKDFREALRDVGPSAMREILLEVPHTTWEDVGGLAEAKQDIREAVEYPLTQRERFEDLGIEPPKGVLLYGPPGTGKTLIAKAVASESGANFVPVKGPQLLSKWVGESERAVREVFKKARQVAPSIIFFDELDALAPARGGTESHVIESVLNQILTEIDGLEELRGVVVMGATNRPDMVDPALLRPGRFDRLVYIGEPGRDDREKILAIHTRYVPIEGSAVEELVEMTEGLSENEIEDMMLTVGAGSRVSVEDMRGRRAAIAASDNEGLRRYLRRKKIVDLLTQQNVSLDDPTRDRLIKKIAADTEGFVGSDLEALGREAAMLAMREGDLQVNPSHFDRAREKVHATMNERLRQYYQKVQQHFKGGLPKEVQPLEYQ, encoded by the coding sequence ATGCCCGAGATATACTTGAAAGTAGATAGCGCTTATCCGGAGGATCAGGGCGCAGGCAAGGCACGGCTTGACCCTGATACCATGCTCCAGCTCAGGCTCAGCCCCGGAGATCTTGTTGCTATCGAAGGAAAGCGTCGCACCGTGGCCAAGGTCTGGCGTGCCATGGTGAACGACTGGCATCAGGGGAAGGTCCGGATCGATAATTTTACTCGGCTCAACACCGGCGCCAGCATCGGGGACCGGGTGAAGATAAAGACGCTGGACGAGGAGATCGAGGCGAAACGGGTGGTGCTCGCGCCGCCCGAGGATCTCCCCAAGCAGCTTCCCATCAACTACAGCAGCGTCGTCAACAAACTGATCGACTTTCCCATCGTGAAGAACGATTCCGTGCCGATCCAGGCTGGGCTCCCGTTCATGCAGCCCCAACTGGTTGCGTTCAAGGCCGTGGTGGTCGAACCGGAGAACGCTGTGATCATCACCAAGAACACGAAGATCGAGTTCTCCGAGAAGCCTGCAGCCGGGTTTGAGGGCGTAAAGAGGATCAGCTACGAGGACATCGGCGGCCTGAAGGGCGAGTTGCAGCGGGTCCGCGAGACGATCGAACTCCCTATGCGCCACCCCGAGATCTTCCGGAAGCTCGGGATCGAGCCTCCGAAGGGCGTCCTCCTCTACGGCCCGCCGGGGACCGGGAAGACCCTCATCGCAAAGGCGGTCGCAAGCGAGAGCGGAGCGCACTTCATCTCCATAGCAGGACCGGAAGTGATCTCGAAGTATTATGGGGAGAGCGAACAGCGGCTCCGCGAGGTCTTCGAGGACGCCCGGCAGCATGCGCCGGCCATCATCTTCATCGACGAACTCGACTCCATCGCTCCCCGGCGCGAGGAGGTGACGGGAGAGGTCGAGCGGCGTGTGGTGGCGCAGCTCTTGACGATGATGGACGGGCTTGAGGAGCGGGGGCAGGTTGTGGTGATCGGGGCCACGAACCGGCTCGACGCCATCGACCCGGCCCTTCGCCGTCCGGGACGGTTCGACCGCGAGATCGAGATCGGGGTTCCCCCGGAGGACGATCGGGCCCAGGTGCTCCAGATCCATACCCGGGGTATGCCGCTTGCGGACGATGTAGATATCAGCTACATCGCCCAGCAGACGCACGGGTTTGTCGGGGCAGACCTCGCCGCCCTCGCCCGTGAGGCGGCGATCAAGGCCCTGCGGCGCTACCTCCCCGAGATCGACATGGAGGCAGAGGAGATCCCGCCCGAGATCCTCGAGAAGATGGAGGTGCAGAGCAAGGACTTCCGCGAAGCCCTCCGTGACGTGGGCCCGAGCGCCATGCGGGAGATCCTCCTTGAGGTGCCCCACACTACATGGGAGGATGTGGGCGGCCTTGCTGAGGCGAAGCAGGACATCCGCGAGGCTGTGGAGTACCCGCTCACCCAGCGGGAGCGGTTCGAGGACCTCGGGATCGAGCCCCCGAAGGGCGTTCTCCTCTACGGCCCGCCTGGGACCGGGAAGACCCTCATCGCAAAGGCGGTCGCAAGCGAGAGCGGGGCGAACTTCGTGCCGGTCAAGGGCCCCCAACTCCTCTCGAAGTGGGTCGGGGAGAGCGAGCGGGCGGTCCGGGAAGTCTTCAAGAAGGCCCGGCAGGTGGCTCCGTCCATCATCTTCTTCGATGAACTGGATGCTCTCGCTCCCGCACGGGGCGGCACCGAGTCGCACGTCATCGAGAGCGTCTTAAACCAGATCCTCACCGAGATCGACGGCCTTGAGGAACTCCGCGGCGTGGTGGTCATGGGAGCGACAAACCGGCCCGATATGGTCGATCCGGCGCTGCTCCGGCCCGGGCGGTTCGACCGGCTCGTCTATATCGGGGAGCCCGGACGGGACGACCGGGAGAAGATTCTCGCGATCCATACCCGATACGTGCCGATTGAAGGCTCTGCGGTAGAAGAACTCGTGGAGATGACGGAAGGGCTCTCGGAGAACGAGATCGAGGATATGATGCTGACCGTCGGGGCCGGCAGCCGGGTGAGCGTCGAAGACATGAGAGGGCGTCGCGCCGCGATTGCCGCGAGCGATAACGAGGGGCTTCGCCGGTATCTCCGGAGGAAGAAGATCGTCGACCTCCTCACCCAGCAGAATGTGAGCCTCGACGACCCGACACGGGACCGGCTGATCAAGAAGATTGCCGCCGATACCGAGGGATTCGTCGGGTCGGACCTCGAGGCGCTCGGCAGGGAGGCAGCAATGCTCGCGATGCGGGAGGGAGACCTCCAGGTGAACCCTTCGCACTTCGACCGTGCTCGGGAGAAGGTGCACGCGACGATGAACGAACGGCTGCGGCAGTACTACCAGAAGGTGCAGCAGCACTTCAAGGGCGGACTGCCGAAGGAAGTCCAGCCGCTGGAATACCAGTGA
- a CDS encoding S41 family peptidase: protein MAAGLAMLFLLVHPACAGLYTDSCGMVWTDTCVPFERNNETAYNEELAASFSPIAANLTGEIPDFGDLSWSEAFRETCAYMEERYAFTEWRAVDWDSLDARYAPEIADAEKNQDAAAYYRALREFAYAIPDGHVIILSPDDFGAKYADIGGGYGLAVARLDSGEVIVTYVAGGSDAEKAGVRFGDEVVSWNGRPTREAINATSIIWTPVKPSTKEGILLQKQRFLTRAPVGTEATVGIASPGDSVPRTVNLTAADDGYDTLARTSIFLGRRVNDVGAGTSANLKAVISNDTVTSRTLPGGITYIAVYEEAYDAYQPFRAAVRDAIARDAPGIVVDLRFNRGGDDNLASAFAGWFVNRPVFYEYGTSYDPGTGEPAALWESWTQPRPDRYTGSVALLVSPYTISSGEGLPKVFAESGTGAIVSWYGTNGAFGMESIGPILPLGIMTAFPTGASLDENGRIQVDSNASMTGGVAPTVRVPLDKEILARAMAGEDVQLAYAVDWIEAQAENGTAEPSDVPTQKAAPGWIVPLVAVAGLAICRGRR from the coding sequence GTGGCGGCAGGGTTGGCGATGCTGTTCCTCCTCGTGCATCCGGCGTGCGCCGGGCTGTACACCGATTCGTGCGGGATGGTATGGACTGATACCTGCGTTCCGTTCGAGCGGAACAACGAGACGGCCTATAACGAAGAGCTTGCTGCATCCTTCTCGCCCATCGCGGCCAACCTGACCGGGGAGATCCCTGACTTCGGCGACCTCTCCTGGAGTGAAGCTTTCCGGGAGACGTGCGCCTATATGGAAGAGCGCTACGCCTTCACGGAGTGGCGTGCAGTCGACTGGGATTCGCTCGATGCAAGGTATGCACCGGAGATCGCGGATGCCGAGAAGAACCAGGATGCTGCCGCATACTACCGGGCGCTCCGTGAGTTTGCGTACGCCATCCCGGACGGGCACGTCATAATTCTTTCCCCCGACGACTTTGGGGCGAAGTACGCTGATATCGGCGGGGGCTACGGGCTTGCCGTCGCAAGACTCGACTCGGGCGAGGTGATCGTGACCTACGTCGCAGGTGGGAGCGATGCGGAGAAGGCGGGGGTCAGGTTCGGCGACGAGGTGGTCTCGTGGAACGGCCGGCCGACCAGGGAGGCGATCAACGCGACGTCGATCATCTGGACTCCGGTTAAGCCTTCGACCAAGGAGGGAATCCTCCTCCAAAAACAGCGGTTCCTGACCCGGGCGCCCGTCGGCACCGAGGCAACCGTCGGGATTGCCTCACCCGGGGATTCGGTCCCCCGCACGGTCAACCTGACCGCGGCGGACGACGGCTACGACACACTCGCCCGGACGAGCATCTTCCTCGGCCGCCGGGTGAACGATGTGGGAGCCGGGACATCGGCAAATCTCAAAGCGGTGATCTCGAACGATACCGTGACCTCCCGGACCCTGCCGGGAGGCATTACGTACATCGCGGTCTATGAAGAGGCCTACGATGCGTACCAGCCCTTCAGGGCGGCGGTGAGGGATGCGATCGCGAGGGATGCGCCCGGCATCGTCGTCGACCTCCGGTTCAACAGGGGTGGGGACGACAACCTGGCCTCCGCATTTGCCGGCTGGTTCGTGAACCGGCCGGTCTTTTACGAATACGGCACCTCGTACGACCCCGGGACCGGGGAGCCCGCGGCTCTCTGGGAGTCCTGGACACAGCCTCGGCCTGACCGCTACACAGGATCGGTCGCTCTCCTCGTCAGCCCGTACACCATCAGTTCGGGGGAGGGTCTCCCGAAGGTCTTTGCCGAATCCGGAACGGGTGCGATCGTCTCGTGGTACGGAACGAACGGGGCGTTCGGCATGGAGTCGATCGGGCCGATCCTGCCTCTCGGGATCATGACGGCCTTCCCGACGGGCGCGTCGCTCGACGAGAACGGCAGGATCCAAGTGGACAGCAACGCGTCGATGACCGGCGGGGTAGCCCCGACGGTGCGGGTGCCGCTTGACAAGGAGATCCTGGCGCGGGCGATGGCCGGGGAGGATGTCCAGCTCGCGTACGCAGTCGACTGGATAGAGGCGCAGGCAGAGAACGGGACTGCGGAGCCGTCTGATGTTCCGACCCAGAAGGCGGCGCCCGGGTGGATAGTTCCACTCGTGGCGGTTGCGGGCCTCGCGATCTGTCGCGGCCGGCGGTGA
- a CDS encoding class I adenylate-forming enzyme family protein translates to MPNCTTFLDVNACNCSKTALIVPSRGESYTHADLRDRVSRVGNGFLNLGIERGERVCIYLDSSPEYLISYLALWRIGAVAVPTNRVYREEEVLYAVHNAGAAAVVTDAEGAALVGRIRDRAPTLRHVIVVDGEAAGATPWTDLLRASADLRAVHCRFDDLCQIQYTSGTTGKPKGAMLTHGNWIAAMDAERDVLGITPDDIYLGIYPMGHVGISWGIAVLRAGGTYVIMERFDLSRYLDLAREHRATIVAGMPPVIHSLLQTPPGTETALATARVMISGGGPLMPGVWKPFHERFGIPVLNAYGLSETIVVGTGTAIRPEHYATADEFRSVGTPVGFSEVKIVDANDPGRELGPGEDGEIALRGPAVALGYWQMPEETRAVFLPDGWFLTGDVGHLDETGMLYITDRKKDMIVMSGWKVYPTEVENVLVQHPGVRDAAVFGCPDVRRGEVPVAVVVPSDGGVAPDDVIAFARGRLAGYKVPRRVIVAADIPRVNGWKLLRKSLREQYCTSGGA, encoded by the coding sequence ATGCCGAACTGTACCACGTTTCTCGATGTCAACGCCTGCAACTGCTCAAAGACCGCCCTGATTGTTCCTTCCCGGGGAGAATCCTACACCCACGCCGACCTCCGGGACCGGGTCTCCCGAGTGGGGAACGGCTTCCTCAACCTCGGGATTGAGCGCGGGGAGCGGGTCTGCATCTACTTGGACAGTTCACCCGAGTACCTCATAAGTTACCTCGCCCTCTGGCGCATCGGCGCCGTTGCCGTCCCGACGAACCGGGTCTACCGGGAGGAGGAGGTCCTCTACGCCGTCCATAATGCCGGGGCCGCCGCCGTCGTCACCGATGCCGAGGGTGCAGCCCTCGTCGGCCGCATCCGGGACCGGGCGCCGACGCTCCGGCACGTCATCGTCGTCGACGGGGAAGCCGCCGGCGCCACCCCTTGGACCGACCTCCTCCGTGCATCCGCGGACCTCCGTGCGGTCCACTGCCGGTTCGACGACCTCTGCCAGATCCAGTACACCTCCGGCACCACCGGGAAGCCGAAAGGCGCCATGCTCACTCACGGCAACTGGATAGCGGCCATGGACGCCGAACGGGACGTCCTCGGGATCACCCCGGACGACATCTACCTCGGGATCTACCCCATGGGGCACGTCGGCATAAGTTGGGGGATCGCCGTGCTCCGGGCGGGCGGGACGTACGTCATCATGGAACGGTTCGATCTCTCCCGCTACCTCGACCTTGCCCGCGAACACCGGGCCACGATCGTCGCCGGTATGCCGCCGGTGATCCACTCCCTCCTCCAGACCCCGCCCGGGACCGAGACGGCGCTCGCCACCGCACGGGTGATGATCAGCGGCGGCGGCCCCCTGATGCCCGGCGTCTGGAAACCCTTCCACGAGCGGTTCGGGATCCCGGTCCTCAACGCCTACGGCCTCTCCGAGACGATCGTCGTCGGGACCGGTACCGCCATCCGCCCCGAGCACTACGCGACCGCCGACGAGTTCAGGAGCGTGGGCACGCCGGTCGGGTTCTCGGAGGTGAAGATCGTCGACGCAAACGACCCCGGTCGGGAACTCGGGCCAGGCGAAGACGGCGAGATCGCCCTCCGGGGGCCGGCGGTGGCGCTCGGCTACTGGCAGATGCCGGAGGAGACTCGGGCGGTCTTCCTCCCCGACGGCTGGTTCCTGACCGGCGACGTCGGCCACCTCGACGAGACCGGGATGCTCTACATCACCGACCGGAAGAAGGACATGATCGTCATGTCCGGCTGGAAGGTCTACCCGACCGAGGTCGAGAACGTCCTCGTCCAGCACCCGGGCGTCCGCGACGCGGCGGTCTTCGGGTGCCCGGACGTTCGCCGGGGCGAGGTCCCGGTGGCCGTGGTGGTGCCTTCGGACGGCGGTGTCGCTCCCGACGATGTCATCGCTTTCGCTCGCGGCCGCCTCGCAGGCTACAAGGTCCCCCGCCGGGTCATCGTCGCCGCCGATATCCCCCGAGTCAACGGGTGGAAACTCCTGCGGAAAAGCCTGCGGGAGCAATACTGCACCTCCGGCGGCGCATAG
- a CDS encoding ATPase domain-containing protein — protein sequence MANTTRRSTGIAGLDLALDGGFPPGNRIIIFGAPLSGLELLAQQFWQSESQSGSYLMLDTVPEEGMTDARGMDAAALTEAMQGERVIVDSLSTLILKRGIDAAVEFVLEDTRGIVERGATVVYLLYTGLHSPLEEARMMRAADIFITLRHQIHGNEFERTLAIEKYKGANVPQRVIPYHIVAKGLELSTTSRVV from the coding sequence GTGGCAAATACCACCAGACGTTCGACAGGGATCGCGGGCCTCGACCTCGCGCTCGACGGCGGATTCCCGCCGGGCAACCGCATCATCATCTTCGGAGCCCCTTTAAGCGGCCTTGAACTCTTGGCACAGCAGTTCTGGCAGTCCGAAAGCCAGTCGGGGTCGTACCTGATGCTGGATACCGTGCCGGAAGAGGGCATGACCGACGCACGGGGCATGGATGCCGCGGCGCTGACCGAAGCCATGCAGGGAGAGCGGGTCATCGTGGATTCCCTCTCCACACTGATTCTGAAGCGGGGGATCGACGCAGCCGTGGAGTTCGTCCTCGAGGATACCCGCGGGATCGTCGAGCGAGGGGCGACCGTCGTGTATCTCCTCTACACCGGTCTCCACAGCCCCCTTGAGGAAGCCCGGATGATGCGTGCCGCCGATATCTTCATCACCCTCAGGCACCAGATCCACGGCAACGAATTCGAGCGGACGCTCGCCATCGAGAAGTATAAAGGTGCGAACGTGCCGCAACGGGTGATTCCCTACCACATCGTCGCAAAGGGTCTTGAACTCTCGACGACGAGCAGGGTGGTCTAG
- a CDS encoding methionine synthase, translated as MRLMSKLLPTTVVGSYPVVKGSGIRALMDPLKHAVEVAVADQVGAGIDIISDGQVRGDMIRAFTSHLPGIRGSAVVGKVQPARQPITVGDTRYALSRHPKVKGILTGPSTLAHGLALETPFYRNKDELVLDLAQALAVEAGYLQDAGVTVLQIDEPIFSTGAANIAVGREAVNAIAARLRVPTSLHVCGNLGGVVDDILRTNVAIFDFEFSNNPGNLDLLSEKDLRGRMIGYGCVDSADPGIESIEAIKKRIEAGVDVFSPEALLIDPDCGLRMQSRDVALGKLKNMVVAAGEVRAEYTG; from the coding sequence ATGAGACTGATGAGCAAACTCCTGCCCACCACGGTGGTCGGGAGCTACCCGGTGGTGAAAGGCTCGGGGATTCGCGCCCTCATGGACCCGCTGAAACATGCGGTCGAGGTAGCGGTCGCCGACCAGGTCGGCGCCGGGATCGACATCATCTCCGACGGCCAGGTCAGGGGGGATATGATCCGGGCCTTCACCTCCCACCTCCCCGGCATCCGCGGGTCCGCGGTCGTCGGGAAGGTCCAGCCGGCCAGGCAGCCCATCACGGTCGGGGATACGAGATATGCCCTCTCCCGGCACCCGAAGGTGAAGGGGATCCTCACCGGCCCGAGCACGCTCGCGCACGGCCTCGCGCTCGAGACGCCGTTCTACCGGAACAAGGACGAACTGGTCCTCGACCTCGCTCAGGCGCTCGCGGTCGAGGCTGGGTATCTCCAGGACGCCGGGGTCACGGTCCTCCAGATCGACGAACCCATCTTCTCCACGGGTGCCGCAAACATCGCCGTCGGCCGCGAAGCGGTGAACGCGATCGCCGCCCGGCTCCGGGTTCCGACGTCTCTCCATGTCTGCGGGAACCTCGGGGGAGTCGTGGACGATATCCTCCGGACGAACGTCGCTATATTCGACTTCGAGTTCTCCAACAATCCCGGAAACCTCGATCTGCTCTCGGAAAAAGATCTGCGCGGCCGGATGATCGGGTATGGGTGCGTGGACTCGGCCGACCCCGGTATCGAGAGCATCGAGGCGATCAAGAAGCGGATCGAAGCCGGAGTCGACGTTTTCTCGCCCGAAGCCCTGCTCATCGACCCGGACTGCGGCCTGCGGATGCAGTCGCGCGATGTGGCGCTCGGAAAACTGAAAAATATGGTTGTCGCAGCGGGCGAGGTCAGAGCCGAGTATACCGGCTAG
- the aspS gene encoding aspartate--tRNA(Asn) ligase, with translation MRLPIRAVTPETESAEIIGWVHEVRDLGGLSFFLIRDRTGIIQVTIPKKKVSAEILEVARNVSRESVVRVRGKVKAIEKAPGGREIVPEELEIVSIAGSPLPLDVAEKVPAEMDTRLDSRFLDARKPRVRAIFCIRSAVICAATEFLHSRGCINITTPKIVAAATEGGTELFPIAYFEKEAFMNQSPQLYKQMMMAAGFEKVFEIGPIFRAEEHNTVRHLNEATSLDVEVSFADHNDVMELLEDLIVYVYEYVAKNCKEHLADLEVDLAIPEKPFPRVPYVEAIEIANRTIEEKLSFGDDLSPAAERAIGDEIGRHYFIVDWPTEIRPYYALPYPDRPEFCKAFDMMHPRMELSSGAQRIHDHDLLVERIRAKGLSPESFEFYLNTFRYGMPPHAGWGLGIERLVMTMLDLGNIREAVLFPRDRHRLTP, from the coding sequence ATGCGTCTACCAATACGGGCCGTAACTCCGGAAACCGAATCTGCCGAGATCATCGGCTGGGTACATGAGGTTCGTGACCTCGGAGGGCTCTCATTCTTCCTGATCCGCGACCGGACCGGTATCATCCAAGTGACCATCCCAAAGAAGAAGGTCTCGGCGGAGATCCTCGAAGTAGCTCGAAATGTCTCACGCGAATCCGTGGTCAGGGTTCGGGGCAAGGTCAAAGCGATCGAGAAAGCACCCGGGGGGCGCGAGATCGTCCCCGAGGAGCTTGAGATCGTCAGCATCGCAGGGAGCCCGCTCCCGCTCGACGTCGCCGAGAAGGTGCCCGCCGAGATGGATACGAGGCTTGACTCCCGGTTCCTGGACGCGAGAAAGCCGCGCGTCCGTGCAATTTTCTGCATCCGCTCGGCGGTGATCTGCGCCGCGACCGAGTTCCTCCACTCCCGGGGCTGCATCAACATCACCACTCCGAAGATCGTCGCCGCCGCAACCGAGGGCGGCACCGAACTCTTCCCGATCGCCTACTTCGAGAAAGAGGCGTTCATGAACCAGAGCCCGCAGCTCTACAAGCAGATGATGATGGCGGCGGGTTTCGAGAAAGTCTTCGAGATCGGGCCCATCTTCCGCGCCGAGGAGCACAACACCGTCCGGCACCTCAACGAGGCCACGTCGCTCGATGTCGAGGTCTCGTTTGCCGACCACAACGACGTCATGGAACTCCTCGAAGACCTGATCGTCTACGTCTACGAGTACGTCGCCAAGAACTGCAAAGAGCATCTGGCCGACCTTGAGGTCGACCTTGCGATCCCGGAGAAACCGTTCCCCCGGGTTCCCTACGTAGAGGCGATCGAGATCGCGAACCGCACCATCGAGGAGAAACTCTCCTTCGGCGACGACCTCTCACCGGCGGCCGAGAGGGCGATCGGCGACGAGATCGGGAGGCACTACTTCATCGTCGACTGGCCGACCGAGATCAGGCCCTACTATGCACTGCCCTACCCGGACAGGCCCGAGTTCTGCAAAGCGTTCGACATGATGCACCCCCGGATGGAACTCTCTTCCGGCGCCCAGCGTATCCACGATCACGACCTCCTGGTGGAGCGGATCCGTGCCAAGGGTCTCTCTCCCGAAAGCTTTGAATTCTACCTGAACACATTCCGATACGGCATGCCCCCGCACGCCGGATGGGGGCTTGGCATCGAGCGTCTGGTGATGACGATGCTCGACCTTGGGAACATCCGCGAAGCGGTGCTCTTCCCGCGTGACCGGCACAGACTGACCCCATGA
- a CDS encoding pyruvoyl-dependent arginine decarboxylase, translated as MFVPTKCFFTKGVGIHKDKLASFELALRQAGIEKYNLVYVSSIFPPNCQLVSKEEGLKHLSPGSIVYVVMARNETNEPSRLVSAAIGHAMPKESNTYGYLSEHHAFGETAEVSGEYAEDLAATMLATTLGIEFDPDRAWQEREQIYKASGRIISTTHTCQSAEGVMDGRWTTVISAAVFL; from the coding sequence ATGTTCGTTCCGACCAAGTGTTTCTTTACAAAGGGTGTGGGCATCCACAAAGACAAACTGGCATCGTTTGAACTGGCTCTCCGGCAGGCGGGCATCGAGAAGTACAACCTGGTTTATGTCTCGAGTATCTTCCCCCCGAACTGCCAGTTGGTCTCGAAGGAGGAGGGCTTAAAGCACCTTTCTCCGGGCAGTATCGTCTATGTCGTCATGGCCCGGAATGAGACCAACGAACCGAGCAGGCTCGTCTCCGCCGCCATCGGCCACGCGATGCCGAAGGAGAGCAACACCTACGGCTACCTCTCCGAGCACCACGCCTTTGGGGAGACTGCGGAGGTTTCGGGCGAGTACGCCGAAGACCTTGCGGCAACCATGCTCGCCACCACGCTCGGCATCGAGTTCGATCCCGACCGTGCATGGCAGGAGCGGGAGCAGATCTATAAGGCCAGCGGCCGGATCATCAGCACGACCCACACCTGCCAGTCGGCGGAAGGGGTTATGGACGGCCGCTGGACAACGGTCATCTCCGCAGCAGTCTTCCTGTGA